A stretch of the Neptunomonas phycophila genome encodes the following:
- the nikR gene encoding nickel-responsive transcriptional regulator NikR yields MSKEKLSRISISLPESLLDGLDQMVNERGFESRSQAICDMINLQLNDHRAKQGHEVMTGTVNLVYNHSTPGLQKKLHDLQFEFIDEVISSLNVNLTHTNTLSIILVQGPADKLNMIADKMITLRGVVYGRLLINSYIIPPIHPLPSSKGD; encoded by the coding sequence ATGAGCAAAGAAAAACTCAGTCGAATCAGCATCTCACTCCCTGAAAGCTTACTAGACGGCCTAGACCAAATGGTTAACGAGCGCGGGTTTGAAAGCCGCTCGCAAGCAATTTGCGACATGATCAATTTACAGCTGAATGATCATCGTGCCAAACAAGGCCACGAAGTTATGACGGGCACCGTTAACCTTGTTTATAACCATTCAACACCGGGGTTACAGAAAAAGCTGCATGATTTGCAGTTTGAGTTTATTGATGAAGTCATCTCCAGCCTTAACGTCAACCTGACTCATACCAACACGCTATCAATTATTCTGGTTCAAGGGCCTGCCGATAAGCTCAACATGATCGCTGATAAAATGATTACGCTGCGCGGTGTTGTATACGGCCGGTTACTGATCAACTCCTACATTATTCCGCCCATTCATCCATTACCGTCGTCAAAGGGCGATTAG
- a CDS encoding carboxylate/amino acid/amine transporter, which yields MTYLFVITILWAFSFSLIGVYLAGQVDAWFSVFMRVALAMCVFLPFLKFRAVPGGLALKLMAIGAIQLGLMYSFYYHSFLYLTVPEVLLFTVMTPIFVTLLNDALDRRFNARFFIVSVIAILGAVAIRYDGINSGFLTGFFIVQGANVCFASGQVLYKRLMAHHADIPQHTVFGYFFIGAFMVAAICFVAFGDMSKLPTTPIQWGILTYLGVVASGIGYFAWDKGATQVNVGSLAVMNNLLIPAGIIVNVVIWNRDADILRLSIGAGIILLALIINERFADQSRKAIQS from the coding sequence ATGACTTATCTGTTTGTTATTACTATTCTATGGGCGTTTTCATTTAGCCTAATCGGTGTTTATTTAGCTGGCCAAGTGGATGCTTGGTTTTCCGTTTTTATGCGTGTTGCGTTAGCAATGTGTGTGTTTTTACCGTTTTTGAAATTCCGTGCGGTACCCGGTGGCTTAGCGCTTAAGTTAATGGCTATAGGTGCGATTCAGTTGGGGTTGATGTACAGCTTCTATTACCATTCATTTCTTTATTTGACGGTGCCTGAAGTTCTGTTGTTTACGGTAATGACGCCTATTTTTGTCACCTTGCTTAACGATGCCTTGGATCGGCGTTTTAATGCTCGGTTTTTTATTGTGTCGGTTATCGCGATCCTAGGTGCGGTAGCAATCCGTTATGATGGAATTAATAGTGGATTTTTGACCGGGTTCTTCATCGTGCAGGGTGCGAATGTATGTTTTGCGTCAGGGCAGGTATTGTACAAACGATTAATGGCGCACCATGCTGATATTCCACAGCATACGGTTTTTGGTTACTTTTTTATCGGTGCGTTTATGGTAGCCGCCATTTGCTTTGTAGCCTTTGGCGATATGAGCAAGCTACCGACTACGCCCATTCAGTGGGGAATCCTCACTTATTTAGGCGTCGTAGCCTCGGGTATTGGCTATTTTGCTTGGGATAAAGGAGCAACACAGGTGAACGTGGGGAGTTTAGCTGTGATGAATAACCTGCTGATCCCCGCTGGGATTATAGTTAACGTGGTCATTTGGAATCGGGATGCCGATATTTTAAGGTTGAGTATTGGTGCGGGAATTATTTTGTTGGCATTGATTATCAACGAGCGCTTTGCAGACCAATCGCGTAAAGCGATACAAAGTTAG
- the glnT gene encoding type III glutamate--ammonia ligase produces MIETKTDAEITAIQSNLGDKGVKYCMGTYVDIHGIPKGKIVPINHLHHMAHGSELYTGYALDGLGQAPNDDEIASVPDLDHIIQLPWQPEIAWMPADNTLYGKPYELNTRVLLKKVLKQAQEMGFGMNLGIEAEVFLLKKNEDGSLVAPDPDDKLKKPCYDTRAFLSNFNWVDRMATSINDLGWGLYSFDHEDANGQFEFDFDYADALTTCDRFTFLKLMAKEYAKQEGLLATFMPKPFADKTGNGAHFNMSLYDLDTGSNLFQCTKEEDPNGLGLTQLGYQFIGGILKHGPALCAVFAPTVNSYKRLVRQGDMPYFTWAPVFNSFGSNNRTNSVRVPMGGGRCESRNADGAVNPYLAAALALAAGLEGIREGIEPGKPQERNLYDLTESERKELGIDFLPRTLQEAIQVFDADPFVEQVLGKELKDEFIKVKQAEWNEYHLNVSQWELERYTHLF; encoded by the coding sequence ATGATTGAGACCAAAACAGACGCAGAAATCACAGCTATCCAATCCAACCTTGGCGATAAAGGTGTTAAGTATTGTATGGGGACCTATGTGGATATCCACGGCATTCCCAAAGGCAAGATTGTGCCCATCAACCACCTTCACCACATGGCACACGGATCAGAGCTGTACACAGGTTATGCGTTAGATGGCCTTGGCCAGGCACCCAATGACGATGAAATTGCATCGGTTCCTGACCTAGACCATATCATCCAACTGCCTTGGCAGCCTGAAATCGCTTGGATGCCTGCCGACAACACCTTATATGGCAAGCCATACGAATTAAACACACGCGTTTTATTAAAAAAAGTGCTTAAACAAGCCCAAGAAATGGGCTTTGGCATGAACCTTGGTATTGAAGCCGAAGTATTCTTACTCAAAAAAAATGAAGACGGTAGCCTTGTAGCGCCTGATCCAGACGACAAGCTTAAAAAACCCTGTTACGACACCCGTGCTTTCCTCAGCAACTTCAACTGGGTCGATCGCATGGCGACCAGCATCAATGATTTAGGGTGGGGCTTATACTCTTTTGACCATGAAGACGCTAACGGGCAGTTTGAGTTTGATTTTGACTATGCGGATGCCCTCACAACATGCGACCGCTTCACTTTCCTTAAATTAATGGCCAAAGAATACGCCAAGCAGGAAGGTCTGCTGGCTACCTTTATGCCAAAACCATTTGCAGATAAAACAGGCAACGGTGCGCATTTTAACATGTCGCTTTACGACCTAGACACCGGCAGTAATCTGTTTCAATGCACTAAAGAGGAAGATCCAAACGGTTTAGGCTTAACCCAACTGGGTTACCAGTTCATCGGCGGTATTCTCAAGCACGGACCGGCGCTGTGTGCTGTCTTCGCCCCAACCGTTAACTCCTATAAACGTCTCGTGCGCCAAGGTGATATGCCCTACTTTACGTGGGCACCTGTGTTTAACTCATTTGGTTCTAATAACCGCACCAACTCCGTTCGTGTGCCCATGGGCGGTGGCCGCTGCGAATCTCGGAATGCCGACGGCGCTGTTAATCCTTACTTAGCTGCAGCTTTAGCCCTAGCCGCCGGTCTTGAGGGCATTCGCGAGGGGATAGAGCCAGGCAAACCTCAAGAGCGTAACCTCTATGACCTCACAGAGTCTGAACGCAAAGAGTTGGGCATCGATTTCTTACCGCGAACACTCCAAGAAGCCATTCAAGTGTTTGATGCCGACCCTTTTGTAGAGCAAGTCCTCGGTAAAGAGCTCAAAGATGAATTTATTAAAGTTAAACAAGCCGAATGGAATGAGTATCACCTCAATGTAAGCCAATGGGAGCTTGAGCGTTACACTCACTTGTTCTAA
- a CDS encoding ABC transporter substrate-binding protein, translated as MVKRLIATVFAGLALASSAMAEPLKIGYSDWPGWVTWEIAIEKNMFEEVGVDVEFEWFDYVASMDAFAAGQLDAVTMTNGDALVTGATGAQNVMILINDYSNGNDMIVAAPGISSIKELKGKKVGVEIGFVGHLLLLNALEKNGMTEKDVELVNVPTNETPQVLASSQVDAIVAWQPNSGQALTLVPGSTRIYSSKDEPGLIYDVLAVTPSSLAQHQEEWAKVIKAWDMAVAYLNDESTRDEAISIMAARVGLSPDEYKGFIDGTKIMSTKEAMAFAEKADGFTSIYGSSKIADDFNVANDVYKDAQPIDSYIDMSLMKAAN; from the coding sequence ATGGTTAAACGACTGATCGCTACTGTATTCGCAGGCCTCGCACTGGCTTCCTCGGCTATGGCCGAACCTCTCAAGATTGGCTACAGCGACTGGCCTGGCTGGGTCACTTGGGAAATCGCAATTGAAAAAAATATGTTTGAAGAGGTGGGGGTCGACGTCGAATTCGAATGGTTCGACTACGTCGCCAGCATGGATGCTTTTGCGGCAGGTCAGCTTGACGCCGTAACTATGACGAATGGTGATGCATTAGTCACTGGCGCTACCGGTGCGCAAAACGTGATGATTTTGATCAACGATTACTCCAACGGTAACGACATGATTGTAGCGGCGCCGGGGATCTCATCGATTAAAGAACTAAAAGGTAAAAAGGTAGGAGTGGAAATTGGCTTTGTAGGGCACCTACTGTTACTGAATGCTTTAGAAAAGAACGGTATGACAGAAAAAGATGTTGAGCTGGTCAACGTTCCTACGAACGAAACCCCTCAAGTGCTGGCTTCTAGCCAAGTGGATGCGATTGTTGCTTGGCAGCCAAATTCAGGACAAGCACTCACCTTAGTTCCAGGATCAACCCGTATCTACTCATCTAAAGATGAGCCGGGGTTAATTTACGATGTGCTAGCAGTTACGCCTTCCAGCTTGGCTCAACACCAAGAAGAATGGGCCAAAGTCATTAAAGCGTGGGATATGGCTGTTGCTTACCTAAATGATGAGAGCACGCGTGATGAAGCCATATCAATTATGGCAGCACGTGTAGGACTATCTCCCGATGAATACAAAGGCTTTATCGATGGTACTAAGATCATGAGCACCAAAGAAGCGATGGCCTTTGCTGAAAAAGCGGACGGTTTCACATCAATCTACGGCTCAAGCAAAATCGCTGACGATTTTAACGTCGCCAATGATGTGTACAAAGACGCCCAACCGATTGATTCGTACATTGATATGTCTTTGATGAAAGCGGCTAACTAA
- a CDS encoding cupin domain-containing protein, with protein sequence MQITRSKTFTADRAWGAKDIANMNGITTRLHWTDQPYQWHINDGEEVFVVLDGTVEMRYRLDGKEHSVLLEVGDIFYASVGTEHVAHPQGEVRVLVIETEGSV encoded by the coding sequence ATGCAAATAACCCGCAGTAAAACCTTCACCGCTGATCGCGCCTGGGGTGCGAAAGACATTGCCAACATGAATGGCATCACAACGCGCCTGCATTGGACGGACCAACCGTATCAGTGGCATATCAACGACGGTGAAGAGGTGTTTGTTGTATTAGATGGTACTGTCGAGATGCGTTACCGACTAGACGGGAAAGAGCACTCGGTTTTACTCGAGGTTGGCGATATTTTTTATGCCTCGGTTGGCACAGAGCATGTAGCGCACCCGCAGGGTGAGGTGCGCGTTTTAGTGATCGAAACAGAAGGTAGTGTGTAG
- a CDS encoding ABC transporter permease, translating to MSLFTVNKQLPPRSRSTVALFSFLLPILLWCAVSYLPFFWHPQTEITEPGSVSYFRADMLVDNAVFETETAKATQAGTALPQGIPANPVYLPAPHEVATAFYTAFTTEPQRRSEEWLHESLWSSIQVIFWGFVLSSIIGIPLGVLAGTYDFFSRLFEPFIEFFRYLPAPAFGALAVAILGIYQAPKIAIIFIGTFFQQVLIVANTTRKLDASLLEAGQTLGASNRSMLFRIVIPGILPDLYKDTRILLGWAWTYLIVAELIGTSSGITWFITQQARYKNFDNVFAAIIMIGILGLTIDLLLAWIGRRLFRWQKTQ from the coding sequence ATGTCGCTTTTTACCGTAAATAAACAATTGCCGCCGCGTTCACGCTCTACAGTGGCCTTGTTCAGCTTTTTGCTTCCCATCTTGCTTTGGTGTGCAGTCAGTTATTTACCTTTTTTCTGGCATCCTCAAACCGAAATTACAGAGCCGGGATCAGTGTCTTATTTTCGAGCCGATATGCTCGTTGATAATGCCGTATTTGAAACAGAAACAGCCAAAGCGACACAAGCCGGCACCGCGCTGCCTCAAGGAATACCGGCTAACCCTGTGTATTTACCAGCACCGCATGAAGTCGCAACAGCGTTTTATACGGCCTTCACAACAGAACCTCAGCGACGCAGTGAAGAATGGTTACATGAAAGCCTTTGGAGCAGTATTCAGGTCATCTTCTGGGGCTTTGTACTCTCATCCATTATCGGTATTCCGCTGGGAGTATTAGCTGGCACCTACGATTTCTTCTCGCGGTTATTTGAGCCTTTTATAGAATTTTTTCGCTACTTACCTGCCCCTGCTTTCGGAGCATTAGCGGTCGCTATTTTGGGTATTTACCAAGCACCTAAGATTGCGATTATTTTCATCGGCACCTTTTTTCAGCAAGTGCTCATTGTAGCCAATACCACGCGAAAGCTTGACGCCTCACTGCTAGAGGCAGGCCAAACCTTAGGGGCGAGCAACCGTTCTATGCTCTTTAGAATAGTTATTCCCGGCATTTTACCCGACCTTTACAAGGATACCCGCATTCTTCTGGGCTGGGCATGGACGTATTTAATCGTGGCCGAACTCATTGGTACAAGCTCTGGTATTACGTGGTTTATCACCCAGCAAGCCCGATATAAAAACTTCGATAACGTATTTGCCGCCATTATTATGATTGGCATCCTCGGCCTGACTATTGATTTGCTCTTGGCATGGATTGGTCGCCGCTTGTTCCGCTGGCAAAAAACACAATAG
- a CDS encoding creatininase family protein, whose protein sequence is MYNLHQMTWEEVANAVQSGIDTAVLPIGATEQHGPHMGCGMDTSIAHTLCSDAAAQSPIILLPTLPYGCSIGHSKRWPGTMALSPKTLIDVLCDLGDWVQSAGIRRLIFVNGHVTNEAPLRCALEMLRAKHDGFMVAIVHTARVSERVQKAHFNDAEDWHANDAETALMMALHPDMVRDDKLAAADDPDRTDGCIFSHPVNRTSTNGVTGQPSAATKAKGAQLYEWMLADLTELLLTAAKEEAPLNQSYHQSVLSGE, encoded by the coding sequence ATGTATAACTTGCACCAAATGACTTGGGAAGAGGTCGCCAATGCTGTTCAGTCTGGCATCGACACCGCCGTGCTCCCCATTGGAGCAACCGAGCAACATGGCCCTCATATGGGTTGCGGGATGGATACCTCCATTGCTCATACCTTGTGCAGTGATGCCGCCGCTCAGTCGCCGATCATTTTGCTACCAACATTGCCGTACGGTTGCTCCATTGGTCACTCGAAACGTTGGCCGGGCACCATGGCACTTAGCCCTAAGACCTTAATTGATGTGTTATGCGATTTAGGAGACTGGGTACAGTCAGCGGGTATTCGCCGCCTAATTTTTGTTAATGGCCATGTTACTAATGAAGCGCCATTACGTTGTGCTCTCGAAATGCTACGCGCAAAGCATGATGGCTTTATGGTGGCCATCGTTCATACCGCTAGAGTGTCAGAACGCGTTCAAAAGGCGCATTTTAATGATGCCGAAGATTGGCACGCCAATGATGCAGAAACGGCGCTCATGATGGCTCTGCACCCTGACATGGTCAGAGACGACAAACTAGCTGCAGCGGATGATCCAGACCGCACCGACGGTTGTATCTTTAGCCATCCAGTCAATCGCACTAGCACCAATGGTGTGACAGGTCAGCCATCCGCCGCCACTAAAGCGAAAGGCGCCCAGCTATACGAATGGATGCTGGCCGATTTAACCGAGCTGCTGCTCACCGCAGCAAAAGAAGAAGCGCCCCTTAACCAAAGTTACCACCAGAGCGTGCTATCTGGTGAGTAA
- a CDS encoding ABC transporter permease, which translates to MIRQIIMRRLVQLVAVCWGVGTLTYLLVKALPGDMAYRIAASRYGADGVDATAAELVRQELDLDAGGFSAYADWLLALVKGDFGNSLVSGLPVIDSLASMLGHSVLLAVVGLVVSAAIAFPVGLMCAAWGGLWDKCSLVISTLVRATPIFVLGVISLIIFALELPWFPVAGAESAQYLVLPALTLGVSLAAVSNRIVCSSARTVFASPYYQFARTKGLSAWRTFFRHGVRNLAVPVVAFMGIQLVTVVEGMVMIESLFSWPGIGHGLAHAVFARDIPIIQGAALLMGALFVVLNLVVDVLCYLLDPRGEVVA; encoded by the coding sequence GTGATTCGCCAGATCATAATGAGACGCTTGGTCCAGCTGGTAGCGGTGTGTTGGGGTGTCGGAACCCTAACCTACTTACTGGTAAAAGCGTTGCCCGGTGACATGGCTTATCGCATTGCCGCTAGTCGTTATGGAGCGGATGGTGTGGATGCGACAGCAGCGGAGCTAGTAAGGCAGGAGCTTGACTTAGACGCTGGTGGTTTTAGTGCCTATGCTGATTGGTTACTTGCCTTGGTGAAAGGTGATTTTGGCAACTCGCTAGTCAGTGGGCTACCTGTGATCGACTCATTGGCCTCCATGTTAGGGCATTCAGTATTACTTGCAGTGGTCGGCTTAGTCGTGTCTGCTGCTATTGCGTTTCCCGTTGGTTTGATGTGTGCCGCGTGGGGCGGTCTTTGGGATAAATGCTCTTTGGTTATTTCGACCTTGGTTCGGGCAACCCCCATTTTTGTCCTAGGTGTTATTAGCCTCATCATATTTGCTCTAGAGCTACCGTGGTTTCCGGTGGCAGGTGCTGAGTCGGCGCAATATTTAGTATTGCCTGCGTTAACGCTCGGTGTGAGTTTGGCGGCGGTTTCGAACCGTATTGTTTGTAGTAGTGCGCGAACGGTTTTTGCTTCGCCGTATTATCAATTTGCTCGGACTAAAGGCTTATCGGCATGGCGGACTTTTTTTCGCCATGGTGTTCGCAACTTGGCGGTTCCTGTGGTTGCTTTCATGGGGATTCAATTAGTCACGGTGGTTGAGGGAATGGTGATGATCGAGTCCTTATTCTCGTGGCCTGGTATTGGGCACGGGTTAGCACATGCGGTGTTTGCGCGTGATATTCCAATTATCCAAGGGGCGGCGTTATTAATGGGCGCCTTGTTTGTCGTGCTAAATCTAGTGGTCGATGTTCTTTGTTATCTGCTAGATCCTCGTGGGGAGGTGGTCGCATGA
- a CDS encoding endonuclease/exonuclease/phosphatase family protein, with protein MFAILTTLTLVTVCLVVVTVLPMTRITHWFVRDMDFPRFQIAVVAIVLMVAQSVVLDAHHPLRWLLAGVTLICLAVQLWWILPYTRLWKKEVKTASESDPSQQLTILTSNVLTPNRNAEALIDLVHTHKPDIVVTLESDQWWQDQLAVLETELTYSVKCPLDNLYGMHLYSRLPFDEEEVAFLVEDDVPSIHLRLQLRTGDNVRMHFIHPAPPSPTENTSSSERDSELVIVAKSVAETTEPVVVTGDLNDVAWSATTRLFRKISGLLDPRIGRGMFNTFHADYFFLRWPLDHLFHSDHFTLKSIQRLSSIGSDHFPLLTTLVFTPINGANQVGLACEADDKALAQAIADDQQVEKHDVPLH; from the coding sequence ATGTTCGCTATATTGACGACGCTGACGCTTGTTACCGTTTGTTTAGTCGTGGTTACCGTTTTACCAATGACACGTATCACGCATTGGTTTGTTCGTGATATGGACTTTCCACGCTTCCAAATTGCAGTTGTGGCTATTGTGCTTATGGTGGCGCAAAGCGTGGTTCTTGATGCGCACCATCCTTTACGTTGGCTATTAGCGGGTGTGACATTGATCTGTTTGGCTGTGCAGCTATGGTGGATCTTGCCTTACACCCGGTTATGGAAAAAAGAAGTTAAGACCGCGTCAGAAAGCGATCCTAGTCAGCAATTAACGATTCTGACCTCTAACGTGCTCACGCCTAATCGAAATGCAGAGGCTTTAATTGACCTCGTTCATACTCATAAGCCTGATATAGTTGTAACGCTGGAGTCGGATCAATGGTGGCAAGACCAATTAGCGGTGCTGGAAACAGAGCTTACGTACAGCGTGAAATGCCCGTTAGATAATTTGTATGGGATGCACCTTTACTCGCGGTTACCCTTTGATGAAGAAGAAGTCGCCTTTTTGGTCGAAGACGATGTCCCCTCTATTCATTTGCGCCTGCAGCTTCGCACGGGCGATAACGTTCGTATGCATTTTATCCATCCAGCGCCGCCCAGCCCTACCGAAAATACATCATCCTCAGAGCGTGATTCCGAGTTGGTTATCGTGGCTAAAAGTGTGGCAGAAACCACAGAACCCGTTGTGGTAACAGGGGATCTAAATGATGTTGCTTGGTCGGCTACCACACGCTTATTTCGTAAAATTAGTGGGTTGCTCGATCCGCGTATAGGGCGCGGTATGTTTAATACCTTCCATGCGGATTATTTCTTTCTGCGCTGGCCGCTTGATCACCTTTTTCACAGTGACCACTTTACGTTAAAGTCCATTCAGCGCTTGTCATCGATAGGCTCAGATCATTTTCCATTGCTGACGACACTTGTTTTCACCCCTATTAACGGTGCAAACCAGGTTGGCTTAGCATGCGAAGCCGACGATAAAGCGTTAGCGCAAGCTATCGCTGACGATCAGCAAGTGGAAAAACATGATGTTCCTTTGCATTAA
- a CDS encoding ATP-binding cassette domain-containing protein: protein MSDLQLPSYQQQSDTVKDRFDRLKQRPVTMEVKGLTKEFSTRNGKVTALKDINLRIHKREFVCVIGPSGCGKSTLIRILAGLETATSGQVLLDGKEVTKPGPERGMVFQGYTLFPWLTVKENIMFGLIESGQDKGSAEADARQWADLIGLSKFENHYPNQLSGGMKQRVAIARALANQPKILLMDEPFGALDAQTRAKMQAYLMEIWKNIDITVFFITHDLDEAVYLADRILVLKANPGEIEELIEVPVPQPRNPNQFLSPEFLATKQHIEHLIHPPTKNDDEDHMNLVRMVNVKSDVGSVF from the coding sequence ATGTCTGATCTACAATTGCCTAGCTACCAACAACAGAGCGATACCGTTAAAGACCGTTTTGATCGCTTAAAGCAGCGCCCTGTGACCATGGAAGTCAAAGGACTGACTAAAGAGTTCTCAACGCGCAATGGTAAGGTGACGGCGCTAAAAGATATTAATCTGCGCATCCACAAACGTGAGTTTGTTTGCGTCATAGGTCCATCCGGTTGCGGAAAATCAACACTCATTCGGATTTTAGCAGGCTTAGAGACAGCCACTTCCGGTCAGGTTTTGCTGGACGGTAAAGAGGTAACAAAGCCCGGTCCCGAACGCGGCATGGTATTTCAGGGATATACCTTGTTTCCATGGCTAACCGTTAAAGAAAACATCATGTTCGGTTTAATAGAAAGCGGCCAAGATAAAGGAAGCGCTGAGGCTGATGCACGCCAATGGGCCGACTTAATTGGTTTATCGAAGTTTGAAAACCATTACCCGAATCAGCTTTCCGGCGGCATGAAACAACGCGTCGCTATCGCACGGGCACTTGCCAACCAACCTAAAATTTTACTGATGGATGAACCTTTTGGCGCTTTGGATGCGCAAACACGCGCCAAAATGCAGGCCTATTTAATGGAAATCTGGAAGAACATTGATATCACGGTGTTCTTCATCACCCACGATTTAGACGAAGCGGTTTATCTAGCCGACCGTATTTTGGTGCTCAAAGCGAACCCGGGCGAAATTGAAGAGTTAATCGAAGTCCCCGTACCGCAGCCTCGAAATCCCAATCAATTTTTATCGCCCGAGTTTTTAGCAACCAAGCAACACATCGAGCACCTTATCCACCCGCCAACGAAAAACGATGATGAAGACCATATGAACCTAGTGCGTATGGTCAACGTGAAATCTGATGTCGGGAGCGTATTCTGA
- a CDS encoding ABC transporter substrate-binding protein, with amino-acid sequence MDRLLLQTLFIFTMLWSFSAQAVSDTANKSNTVRITSPFEFTSLDPSQQGYLFTRMQVIETLLNVNEQGSLVAGLATQWSINDQGRVWRFELRPDVRFHNGTALTAEGVVNSLRRAQERQGPFNKVPVKDIRVDEQNQVIIELERPYRTLGAVVAHYSTAIIAPAGLDDKGQVTQLVGTGPYQMVSFEPPHAFQVQRFDSYWGQVASIEYATYLTSHRAESRVLQARTGQADVVFNLDPASVMQLKRLPSVQLESLNLPRTLMVKVNSQHPFLNEPNARRALSLAINRVGIAQAILRTPGAETDQLLPASMPLWHLDREMEPSDLTHAKALLGQLGWVADDEGMLVRDGKPFSLRLITYADRPELTTVATALQDQWKQLGIQVSVDITNSSSIPAGHQDGTLEMALIARNYGFIADPLEVIRLDFGSEQGGDWGAMGWDSETQKDIEQMSDVNDPQRYKALAQKVASAIYDERPVIPVAAYTQHVAVQKRVKGFKLDPYERTFYINEWEWAK; translated from the coding sequence ATGGATCGCTTGTTATTACAAACTCTTTTCATATTTACAATGCTTTGGAGTTTCTCAGCACAGGCCGTTTCGGATACGGCTAATAAATCAAATACAGTCAGGATAACTAGTCCATTTGAGTTCACTAGTTTAGACCCCAGTCAGCAAGGTTATCTGTTTACAAGGATGCAGGTGATCGAAACGTTGCTCAATGTAAACGAGCAAGGCAGCTTGGTAGCGGGGCTGGCAACACAGTGGAGTATTAATGATCAGGGAAGGGTATGGCGTTTTGAGTTACGCCCAGATGTACGTTTTCATAACGGTACCGCATTAACAGCTGAGGGCGTTGTTAATAGTTTGCGTCGTGCTCAGGAGCGTCAAGGCCCTTTTAATAAAGTGCCTGTGAAAGATATTCGCGTTGACGAACAAAACCAAGTCATCATTGAGCTTGAGAGGCCGTATCGAACGCTGGGGGCCGTTGTGGCTCACTACAGCACAGCCATTATTGCGCCAGCAGGCTTGGATGATAAAGGTCAAGTGACACAGCTCGTAGGAACTGGACCTTATCAGATGGTTTCGTTTGAGCCGCCCCATGCTTTTCAAGTTCAGCGTTTCGACAGTTATTGGGGGCAAGTTGCCAGTATTGAATATGCCACCTATTTAACCAGCCATCGTGCCGAGAGCCGGGTATTGCAAGCGCGGACAGGGCAAGCCGATGTCGTTTTTAACCTTGATCCTGCCAGTGTAATGCAGTTAAAGCGCCTGCCTTCTGTTCAGTTAGAATCGCTGAATTTACCACGCACATTAATGGTTAAGGTAAATAGCCAGCATCCGTTTCTAAATGAGCCGAATGCGCGCCGTGCTCTTAGCTTGGCCATAAATCGAGTGGGTATTGCCCAAGCTATTTTGCGCACGCCGGGTGCTGAAACCGATCAGTTATTACCGGCTTCTATGCCTTTGTGGCACCTCGATCGCGAAATGGAGCCTAGTGATCTTACCCACGCAAAGGCGTTGCTCGGTCAGCTGGGTTGGGTCGCTGACGATGAGGGGATGCTGGTTAGGGATGGTAAACCCTTTAGCTTACGTTTAATCACTTATGCTGATCGCCCTGAGCTTACAACGGTGGCCACGGCGCTGCAGGACCAATGGAAACAGCTGGGCATTCAAGTGAGCGTTGATATCACGAATTCGAGCTCTATACCGGCGGGTCACCAAGATGGGACCCTCGAAATGGCGTTAATTGCCCGCAATTATGGCTTTATCGCCGATCCTCTAGAGGTTATCCGGTTAGATTTTGGTTCCGAGCAAGGAGGTGATTGGGGGGCCATGGGTTGGGATAGCGAAACGCAAAAAGATATTGAGCAAATGTCTGATGTGAATGACCCTCAGCGCTATAAAGCCTTAGCGCAAAAAGTAGCATCCGCGATCTATGATGAGCGCCCTGTGATCCCGGTAGCGGCTTATACTCAGCATGTGGCGGTTCAGAAGCGGGTTAAAGGGTTTAAGCTGGACCCTTACGAGCGCACTTTTTATATCAATGAATGGGAGTGGGCCAAGTGA